The Papio anubis isolate 15944 unplaced genomic scaffold, Panubis1.0 scaffold3602, whole genome shotgun sequence genomic interval ATGAAGTAGATGAATTGTGTAGGGGATTAACCCcataactttttgttgttgttgtttttaaatttcttgaccAGCTctcagatgatgatgatgtttaTCTCTCTGTTCTTGGCTGCCCGGTAAAAGAATGGCACGCAGGGTTTGGTGGCCAAGCCTAGGTGCTCCTGGGTGTCCTGCGTTACAGGAAGCAGCTGCAGGATCTTCTGTGCAGTGGGGTTGTCACGGGGAGAACCCTCCCTGGCCTGTCCCGGTGCAGGCTCCACGCTGTCCTGAAAATCTTAGGAGAGAGGGAGGCGGGGCTCTGAGTACACTGGGAGGCTCCCCTGCTGCGGCCTGCCCACCCCGCCTGAGGGCTCTACTCACCACTCTGCTCCTCTGCAGCTGCAAGTTCCTGGGGGGCTGGGGCCCCTGGAGCGGGCTCATCAAGAGGGTTCTGGGCAGCAGGGAGGAATTTGTCATGCCCCTCGTGGTCGCCCACAACCGGCAACACCATATCTTGCAGCTCCAGCAGCTTCACCTGAAGGGAGGGGTGCTCAGTTACCACGCCTGAGCCGGCGACAgcacccaccctcacccccaacccCGCAGAGATGTTGCACACCCTCTAccttcatctcctcctccttctgggcCAGCCTGCTGGCTTCCTCCTCCTTGTGCTGCGTGTTTGGCCCTGCCTGCCCCCTGGATCTCACATACCGTGATGTGCTCTCCTGTGAGAGGACACGGCTCAGACACTGGGGCCCCTCTGAAGGCCCTGCAGCTCCCCATGCCCGTGCCCTGGCCTCTTGCTTACTCATGCCATCTGTCGCTCCAGAGAGCTGGATGAATCCAAGCTCTCGTTTCACCACCTGCTGCTTCCCGTCCACCTTCTCCCTCGGGAGGTCCATAAAGCCACTCTGGAGCCAAAATAATAGGGTCACATCACGGGAGTGACCTGTCCTGCCCCGCCCCCACTTTTCTTGGCCCATGCCAGGACTCACTCACCTTCACCTTCTCCATGGCCTCCTACAGGGCCCGGTAGCTCTCCCCACACACAAACTCACCCCCAATCCCTGGGGCCGGGACCTCTGCCTCTGGCTGCTTCCAGGCCGAGGCCACCAGGTGA includes:
- the LOC100997172 gene encoding golgin subfamily A member 6B-like isoform X2, yielding MKVKLLELQDMVLPVVGDHEGHDKFLPAAQNPLDEPAPGAPAPQELAAAEEQSDFQDSVEPAPGQAREGSPRDNPTAQKILQLLPVTQDTQEHLGLATKPCVPFFYRAAKNREINIIII
- the LOC100997172 gene encoding golgin subfamily A member 6B-like isoform X1, with amino-acid sequence MPSIPKDLESREATVKLLELQDMVLPVVGDHEGHDKFLPAAQNPLDEPAPGAPAPQELAAAEEQSDFQDSVEPAPGQAREGSPRDNPTAQKILQLLPVTQDTQEHLGLATKPCVPFFYRAAKNREINIIII